From one Candidatus Methanoplasma termitum genomic stretch:
- the smc gene encoding chromosome segregation protein SMC: MYLKQIELENFKSFGGKLTIPLMEGYMAVTGPNGSGKSNITDAILFVLGPKSSKAVRAGKLTDLIFDGGKAKSKAGFTKVSLVFDNADRMMPWDDDIVRLTRYVKISDNGTDYSSYFYVNDRKSSLTEFDSLLTKARISADGYNMVQQGDVTRIVQMGNMDRRRVLDSISGISSYDADIEKAKGERTEAETNLERINIVVEELDKQIEKLEKDKEDAKKYIETQNLLEVAKAQSVHRQMQIEEAKLEGLNAQIIAIDKDIQVLNQRKEAIKAEYAANDIAIKAKEKEIEDRVGPEYREIKDKIEKAKIDMAMQKDRAERANDDIGEHEVVKHGLEDAVNANLAERDGLSVTLKEVSDKLKVSEKKLNDAKAEDAKINEEMLKHGGEHTKLQNRLNDLEAQIDQKEVAEQEAEVSAAKASALAEEAGRSKAALDERLKASDFEIKDAEWNLKEIKQETGGGAEDISKKIMESKRKEAELEKQENELKEAVRRLETQYSELMAEKKITNKFNKGDEAVDAIIELRNKGAASGIHGTVQELATVQPGYETALSVAAGGKMRSVVVNDDQVAADCIAYLKKEKLGRVTFLPLSKMVPGKPRAKAIMTVKQTEGYATDLIDYDQKYANVFWYVFQDTLVVNTMSDARAIMGGIRIVTKGGELLEASGAMTGGTLNTQNIMKFGAASESKLDEVSAKLRAANDSLDGLRAKLKEIRDGIRLMDDEMRKVSGANMGAQAKIGQLTAKISELKRSRQLVSDEFNTKSREHAEAEKRHKDSKKALEEVSALLDSMRSERTELREKIAEIAPAEMQERIQKIRDNVYNFTNDVSELRSQKNSLETEISGLNKHRENLEGQMRTVLKKISDCKEDIERYGKEMERITVELSALRKIETEMESGIKDLRDQRDALVEKGFKLSGEKDSVQDKLEVKTGMRSSNEAQILIVNESLGQLKIEIAEIKVEVRQPIPSEEEIRRTIKSCENVLARIGNVNLRAIEDYEERKARFDSLMADVGKLKTQIKELSDLTESLNSQKKGLFMQSYDAVNTNFKVIYAQLSGGGEAFMGLEDEKDPFLGGLTINAKPKNGKLLRLEALSGGEKSLTALAFIFAIQEYQPSPFYVLDEVDMFLDSVNAEMVAKRVKESSRKAQFIQVSLRKVTLAMADHLIGVTRPPSGISKVIMQPDLAEVSKYEEEALKEQLEQKEDKTKKE, from the coding sequence GTGTACTTGAAGCAAATAGAGTTAGAGAACTTCAAATCCTTCGGGGGGAAACTTACGATACCCCTGATGGAAGGTTATATGGCAGTCACGGGACCGAACGGTTCCGGTAAATCCAACATCACCGATGCGATCCTGTTCGTTCTGGGCCCGAAGAGCTCCAAGGCCGTAAGGGCCGGAAAACTCACAGACCTCATATTCGACGGCGGGAAAGCAAAAAGCAAAGCGGGATTCACTAAAGTATCCCTTGTTTTCGATAACGCCGACAGGATGATGCCGTGGGATGACGACATCGTCCGCTTGACGAGATACGTCAAAATATCGGATAACGGAACAGATTACAGCTCATATTTCTACGTCAACGACAGAAAATCCTCATTGACCGAGTTCGACAGCCTTCTCACAAAGGCAAGGATATCCGCCGATGGATACAACATGGTGCAGCAGGGCGACGTCACCCGCATAGTTCAGATGGGCAACATGGACAGAAGGAGGGTCCTCGACTCGATCTCCGGGATATCGAGTTACGACGCCGACATCGAAAAGGCGAAAGGAGAACGCACCGAGGCCGAGACCAACCTGGAAAGGATAAACATAGTCGTCGAAGAACTCGATAAACAGATCGAGAAGCTTGAAAAGGACAAGGAAGACGCCAAGAAGTACATCGAAACGCAGAACCTTCTCGAAGTGGCCAAAGCCCAATCCGTGCACAGGCAGATGCAGATAGAAGAGGCCAAGCTCGAGGGGCTCAACGCGCAGATAATCGCCATCGACAAGGACATACAGGTTCTCAACCAACGCAAAGAGGCGATAAAGGCGGAGTACGCCGCGAACGACATCGCCATCAAGGCCAAAGAGAAAGAGATCGAGGACCGCGTCGGGCCGGAGTACAGGGAGATCAAGGATAAGATCGAGAAGGCCAAGATCGACATGGCAATGCAGAAGGACCGTGCCGAAAGAGCGAACGACGACATCGGAGAGCACGAGGTCGTAAAACACGGGCTCGAGGACGCCGTCAACGCAAATCTGGCAGAGCGCGACGGTCTATCGGTCACTCTTAAGGAGGTCTCCGACAAGCTGAAGGTCAGCGAGAAGAAGCTGAACGACGCGAAGGCCGAGGATGCCAAGATCAACGAAGAGATGCTGAAGCACGGCGGCGAACACACAAAATTACAGAACAGACTTAATGATCTGGAAGCCCAGATCGATCAAAAAGAGGTTGCCGAGCAGGAAGCCGAGGTCTCTGCGGCGAAGGCATCCGCACTTGCGGAAGAAGCGGGAAGGTCCAAGGCGGCCCTGGACGAGAGGCTCAAGGCCTCGGACTTCGAAATAAAAGATGCGGAATGGAATCTCAAGGAGATCAAACAGGAGACCGGCGGCGGCGCAGAGGACATCTCAAAGAAGATAATGGAGTCCAAGAGGAAAGAGGCCGAGCTGGAAAAGCAGGAGAACGAGCTCAAGGAAGCCGTCAGGAGACTGGAGACGCAGTACAGCGAGCTCATGGCCGAAAAGAAGATCACCAACAAGTTCAACAAGGGCGACGAGGCGGTCGACGCCATCATCGAACTCAGGAACAAAGGCGCCGCATCCGGTATACACGGGACCGTCCAGGAACTGGCGACCGTTCAGCCCGGGTACGAGACGGCATTATCGGTCGCCGCGGGCGGGAAGATGAGATCCGTCGTCGTCAACGACGACCAGGTCGCCGCAGACTGCATCGCATACCTGAAGAAGGAGAAGCTCGGCAGGGTGACCTTCCTGCCGTTAAGCAAGATGGTCCCGGGCAAGCCTCGGGCAAAGGCGATCATGACCGTCAAGCAGACGGAGGGGTACGCCACCGATCTCATAGATTACGATCAGAAGTATGCGAACGTGTTCTGGTATGTTTTCCAGGACACACTCGTTGTAAACACGATGTCCGACGCGAGAGCGATCATGGGCGGGATAAGGATAGTCACCAAGGGAGGAGAACTTCTCGAAGCATCCGGAGCGATGACGGGAGGGACCCTCAATACCCAGAATATAATGAAGTTCGGCGCGGCATCCGAATCCAAGCTGGATGAAGTGAGCGCGAAACTGAGGGCGGCCAACGATTCTCTGGATGGTCTCAGGGCAAAGCTCAAAGAGATCAGGGACGGCATCCGCCTGATGGACGATGAGATGAGGAAGGTCTCCGGCGCGAACATGGGCGCCCAGGCGAAGATCGGCCAATTAACGGCGAAGATATCCGAACTGAAGAGATCCAGGCAGCTTGTGTCCGATGAATTCAACACCAAGAGCAGAGAGCACGCCGAAGCCGAGAAGCGGCACAAAGATTCGAAGAAGGCTTTGGAAGAGGTATCCGCTCTGCTTGACTCGATGAGATCGGAGAGAACGGAATTAAGAGAAAAGATTGCGGAGATAGCTCCCGCGGAGATGCAGGAAAGGATACAGAAGATAAGGGACAACGTCTATAATTTCACGAACGATGTATCAGAACTGCGTTCGCAGAAGAACTCCCTTGAAACGGAGATATCCGGGCTGAACAAGCACCGCGAGAATCTGGAAGGTCAGATGAGGACCGTCCTCAAGAAGATATCCGACTGCAAAGAGGATATTGAAAGATACGGAAAGGAGATGGAAAGGATAACCGTCGAACTCTCGGCTCTCAGGAAGATCGAGACCGAGATGGAATCGGGCATCAAGGATCTGAGGGATCAAAGGGACGCTCTGGTCGAAAAAGGATTCAAACTCTCCGGAGAGAAGGACTCCGTACAGGATAAGCTGGAGGTCAAGACCGGAATGAGATCCTCCAACGAAGCTCAGATCCTCATCGTCAACGAGAGCCTCGGCCAGCTTAAGATCGAGATAGCGGAGATCAAAGTGGAGGTCCGGCAGCCCATCCCCTCGGAAGAGGAGATAAGACGCACCATCAAGTCCTGCGAGAATGTACTCGCAAGGATAGGCAACGTCAATCTCAGGGCGATAGAGGATTACGAAGAGCGCAAAGCAAGGTTCGATTCTCTGATGGCTGATGTCGGAAAGCTTAAGACCCAGATCAAGGAACTCAGCGATCTCACGGAGTCCCTCAACTCGCAGAAGAAGGGGCTGTTCATGCAGTCCTACGACGCGGTTAACACGAATTTCAAAGTGATATATGCTCAGCTCTCCGGCGGAGGAGAGGCATTCATGGGACTGGAGGACGAGAAGGATCCGTTCCTCGGCGGTCTGACGATCAACGCCAAACCGAAGAACGGAAAACTCCTGAGGCTGGAAGCGCTGTCCGGGGGAGAGAAGTCGCTCACCGCGTTAGCGTTCATATTCGCCATCCAGGAGTATCAGCCGTCACCGTTCTATGTGTTGGACGAAGTGGATATGTTCTTGGACTCGGTCAACGCCGAAATGGTGGCGAAGAGGGTAAAGGAGAGCTCGAGGAAAGCTCAGTTCATACAAGTATCACTCAGGAAGGTAACATTAGCGATGGCCGACCACCTTATCGGGGTGACCAGGCCGCCGTCCGGCATCAGCAAAGTGATAATGCAGCCGGACCTGGCAGAGGTATCGAAATACGAAGAAGAGGCTTTGAAGGAACAGCTGGAACAAAAAGAGGATAAGACAAAGAAAGAGTGA
- the rhuM gene encoding RhuM family protein produces the protein MLYHPDSSLKLEVLVDDETVWLTQAQMADLFQTTKQNIGIHINNAFKEGELENDSVVKESFTTAPNGKSYRTRYYNLDVIISVGYRVKSLRGTIFRRWATKTLKEYILKGYAINQRFERVEYRLAEHDKKIDFFVSSSLPPVERVFYEGQFFDAYAFVADLIKSAKESIVLLDNYVDESVLLLLSKRSSGVPAEIFTRDISPQLRLDINKHNKQFEPAIVRVSDKFHDRYLIIDHTVYIFGSSLKDLGKKRFTFIKLETKDEDILEGL, from the coding sequence GTGTTGTATCATCCTGACAGTTCTCTGAAATTAGAGGTACTGGTCGACGATGAGACCGTTTGGCTAACACAGGCACAGATGGCGGACCTGTTTCAAACGACGAAACAAAACATTGGCATACACATAAACAACGCATTCAAAGAAGGTGAATTGGAAAATGACTCAGTTGTAAAGGAATCCTTTACTACTGCCCCAAATGGTAAGAGTTACCGTACAAGATACTATAATCTGGATGTGATCATATCGGTCGGATACAGAGTAAAATCGCTCAGAGGCACGATCTTTCGCAGATGGGCCACAAAGACCCTGAAGGAATACATTCTGAAAGGCTATGCCATAAATCAACGATTCGAACGTGTTGAATATCGTCTTGCCGAGCACGATAAGAAGATAGATTTCTTCGTAAGTTCTTCGCTGCCGCCGGTTGAGAGAGTTTTCTATGAAGGACAGTTTTTCGACGCATACGCTTTCGTTGCGGATCTGATAAAGTCAGCAAAGGAATCGATTGTGCTTTTGGATAATTATGTCGATGAATCTGTTCTGTTGTTATTATCAAAAAGATCTTCCGGCGTTCCGGCGGAAATATTCACAAGAGATATTTCGCCCCAGTTAAGACTGGATATTAATAAACACAATAAACAATTCGAGCCGGCGATAGTACGCGTGTCAGATAAGTTTCATGATAGGTACCTTATCATCGATCACACGGTCTATATCTTTGGCTCATCGCTGAAAGACCTCGGAAAGAAGAGGTTCACCTTTATAAAATTGGAAACTAAGGATGAGGATATCTTGGAGGGACTCTGA
- a CDS encoding HpaII family restriction endonuclease — translation MGKETYVVCYNLYNSDYFEEYLLKNTYMDKRSTTRYGYGSV, via the coding sequence GTGGGCAAAGAGACCTATGTTGTCTGTTATAATCTCTATAACAGCGACTACTTCGAAGAGTATCTTTTGAAGAACACTTACATGGACAAACGCAGCACCACAAGATATGGTTATGGTAGCGTCTAA
- a CDS encoding HAD-IIA family hydrolase, protein MRPSGFMIDMDGTIYKGSNVIPGAVEAIDLLIKEKIPFVFLTNNSSHTREYYSEKLKKMGFRVGKERILTSTIATARFIKERRVGKKVYVIADPDVTKEIEELGIKSREDDPDIVLLTFDRTITFDKINKAYHYIMKGAELIATHPDDLCPMEEGYDVDIGQFIHLLSYLTGTSPIIVGKPSGLMLEMAAGEMGVDKNGAVMIGDRLYTDMKMASNAGIGSILVLSGEAKMSDLEGSDVEPSYIIGSIAKLSDILKKS, encoded by the coding sequence ATGAGACCGTCCGGATTTATGATAGACATGGACGGCACCATTTACAAAGGGAGTAACGTGATCCCAGGCGCCGTTGAAGCGATCGATCTTCTCATCAAAGAAAAGATTCCCTTTGTTTTTCTGACTAACAATTCGTCACACACAAGGGAATATTATTCGGAGAAGTTGAAGAAGATGGGGTTCAGGGTCGGTAAGGAAAGGATATTGACGTCAACGATCGCAACGGCGAGATTCATCAAAGAAAGAAGGGTGGGGAAGAAGGTTTATGTTATTGCGGATCCGGATGTGACAAAGGAGATCGAGGAGCTCGGAATAAAGAGCCGCGAGGACGATCCGGACATCGTTCTGCTGACATTCGACAGAACGATAACTTTCGACAAGATCAACAAAGCTTATCACTACATTATGAAAGGCGCGGAGTTGATCGCCACGCACCCCGATGACCTTTGTCCGATGGAAGAAGGGTACGATGTTGATATCGGACAGTTCATTCATCTGCTTTCGTATTTAACTGGAACTTCACCGATAATAGTCGGCAAACCGAGCGGACTGATGCTTGAGATGGCGGCCGGAGAGATGGGAGTCGATAAGAACGGTGCGGTAATGATCGGCGACCGGTTGTACACGGATATGAAAATGGCATCAAATGCGGGAATAGGTTCGATATTGGTATTAAGCGGAGAGGCGAAGATGTCCGATCTCGAGGGAAGCGATGTGGAACCGAGTTACATCATAGGTTCTATCGCCAAATTATCGGATATTTTGAAGAAATCTTAA
- a CDS encoding uracil-DNA glycosylase: MIPDPDCRLCGLCEGRTQLVMPSGDLRSSVVFVGEAPGEKEDLSGKPFVGRSGKLLMAIMEEEGVDRSKVMITNTVKCRPPENRDPTAEEMAACRPFLDSELEGRKVIIGLGKSACRDLLGYEGKMSSVANTKISIKVNGKDVLFIPTYHPAACIYSRESRDALRTTMRILKDEYLEE; encoded by the coding sequence ATGATCCCCGACCCCGATTGCAGGTTATGCGGATTATGCGAAGGCAGGACGCAGTTGGTAATGCCGAGCGGGGATCTGAGATCCTCGGTGGTATTCGTGGGAGAGGCTCCGGGGGAGAAAGAGGACCTTTCCGGCAAACCCTTCGTGGGAAGGTCGGGAAAGCTTCTGATGGCGATAATGGAAGAGGAAGGAGTGGACCGTTCTAAGGTCATGATAACGAACACGGTAAAATGCAGGCCCCCGGAGAACAGGGACCCGACCGCGGAAGAGATGGCGGCGTGCAGACCCTTTTTGGACAGCGAATTGGAAGGAAGGAAGGTCATCATCGGTCTCGGGAAATCGGCCTGCAGGGATCTGCTGGGTTATGAGGGAAAGATGTCCTCTGTCGCAAATACGAAGATATCCATAAAGGTCAACGGCAAGGACGTTCTGTTCATCCCCACATATCATCCCGCGGCATGCATCTACAGCCGCGAATCGAGGGATGCTCTAAGAACGACAATGAGGATCCTTAAGGACGAGTACCTGGAGGAATGA
- the pyrE gene encoding orotate phosphoribosyltransferase — protein MSEISNALEECGALQFGTFTLASGAKSDYYINIKKASTNPRVLYLISQLMAEKMQKENIRPDRIAGIVLGSIPLAAALSMATGIPFVMVRKEQKDHGTQQLIEGDLDRGENVLVIEDVVTSAGSSAKAIALLRENGAVVTDIMSVVDREGGGKENLAKIGVKLSALITGSEIVKGKR, from the coding sequence ATGAGCGAGATTTCTAATGCACTGGAAGAATGCGGGGCGCTTCAGTTCGGGACCTTTACGCTGGCATCCGGTGCGAAGAGTGATTATTACATTAACATAAAGAAAGCAAGCACGAACCCGAGAGTCCTTTACTTAATATCTCAGCTGATGGCGGAGAAGATGCAGAAGGAGAACATCAGGCCCGACCGTATCGCCGGGATCGTTCTCGGGTCCATACCGCTGGCGGCCGCATTGTCGATGGCAACGGGGATACCGTTTGTGATGGTAAGGAAGGAACAGAAGGACCACGGCACCCAGCAGTTGATCGAGGGAGACCTCGACAGGGGAGAGAATGTGCTTGTCATAGAAGACGTCGTAACTTCTGCGGGTTCCAGCGCGAAGGCGATCGCTCTCCTGAGAGAGAACGGCGCCGTCGTGACCGATATAATGTCCGTGGTCGACAGGGAAGGCGGCGGAAAGGAGAATCTGGCGAAGATAGGCGTGAAACTTTCTGCGCTTATAACCGGTTCCGAGATAGTGAAGGGGAAGAGATGA
- a CDS encoding CDP-2,3-bis-(O-geranylgeranyl)-sn-glycerol synthase — MDAVDIIVIMFNGLWLFIPAMLPNSAAAMVGGGTKIDFGRSWRGKRIFGDGKSWRGLFGGGLAGVLIGLILIGISAVWDSENFGGYGPFMRNIGILFCLSFGAVLGDLMGAFIKRRLGMARGTKAPILDQYDFVFGAFVITAIFFPDWVYSVFIEGWHIAALIFILVLMFVIHRGVNIIGYKLGIKKEPW; from the coding sequence ATGGATGCAGTCGATATCATCGTCATAATGTTCAACGGACTATGGTTGTTCATTCCGGCAATGCTGCCCAATTCGGCGGCGGCAATGGTGGGCGGCGGCACAAAGATCGATTTCGGAAGGTCCTGGAGAGGCAAGAGGATATTCGGCGACGGCAAATCGTGGAGAGGACTGTTCGGAGGAGGCCTCGCAGGCGTCCTCATAGGATTGATTCTGATTGGTATTTCGGCCGTCTGGGACTCCGAGAACTTCGGGGGTTACGGACCGTTCATGAGGAACATCGGGATATTGTTCTGTCTTTCTTTCGGAGCCGTTCTGGGAGATCTTATGGGGGCGTTCATCAAGAGAAGATTGGGGATGGCAAGAGGAACGAAAGCGCCGATATTGGACCAGTATGACTTCGTGTTCGGGGCGTTCGTGATAACGGCGATATTCTTCCCCGATTGGGTCTACTCCGTGTTCATAGAGGGATGGCACATAGCGGCACTGATATTCATCCTGGTGCTGATGTTCGTCATCCACAGAGGAGTTAATATAATAGGTTACAAACTCGGTATCAAAAAAGAGCCATGGTGA
- a CDS encoding NOB1 family endonuclease: MLILDSSALFSMEGLPDEDFLCPPGVIDELAKYNDKRLDLWGDLLRVSDCTKASIDKVTEAARKSGDLGKLSPVDITVLALAVDTGGTILTDDYSIQNVSRIMGIPFRPVGMSGIKKVEKWNYQCIGCGKWFKEKQDECPICGSGMKACRKR, encoded by the coding sequence ATGCTCATCTTAGACAGTTCCGCGCTTTTCTCAATGGAGGGGTTACCGGATGAGGATTTTCTATGCCCCCCCGGCGTCATTGATGAGCTTGCCAAGTACAACGACAAGAGGCTCGACCTTTGGGGTGATCTTTTGAGGGTTTCCGACTGCACCAAGGCTTCGATCGATAAAGTCACCGAAGCAGCGAGAAAAAGCGGCGACCTCGGAAAGCTTTCTCCCGTGGACATTACCGTGCTGGCACTTGCGGTCGACACGGGCGGAACGATCCTCACCGATGACTACTCGATACAGAACGTCTCCCGTATCATGGGCATCCCTTTCAGGCCTGTCGGGATGTCCGGGATCAAAAAAGTTGAGAAGTGGAACTACCAATGCATAGGGTGCGGGAAATGGTTCAAAGAGAAACAGGATGAATGTCCTATTTGCGGTTCCGGGATGAAAGCGTGCAGAAAGAGATGA
- a CDS encoding geranylgeranyl reductase family protein: MSMKADVLIVGAGPAGGTAAKYAATKGANVIIIERRPEVGVPVRCGELIPSNDEIIGMFPNAGDISSLFDIPKELKLRDIEGIKLIDPKGKERLLDFTGYTTDRDRFDKHIVSEAEKEGAQLVKGCLFIKTKDGKAETSLGDIEYKVIIGADGPGSRVARSLGIPKNNDLYPAVTAQAKGDFEPYVQMFFGGIAPGAYSWIIPKKGQANVGVGFSPKFADGTLSEYFEKFRTKHDLDVTTKLEGKYVPSEGMISRIVSDNGMVVGDAAGQVISVNGGGLPLALIAGRVCGEVAGDRCMNGRSLTDYQAECEKIFRKPLRTAASNKKLADVLAFGSDRRTSICMSILGERRMGDLIRCKRIFP; this comes from the coding sequence ATGTCAATGAAAGCCGATGTCCTCATTGTCGGTGCTGGGCCGGCCGGCGGGACCGCCGCCAAATATGCCGCAACAAAAGGAGCGAACGTCATCATCATCGAAAGAAGGCCGGAGGTCGGCGTCCCGGTAAGGTGCGGCGAATTGATACCTTCGAACGATGAGATAATCGGTATGTTCCCCAACGCCGGGGATATATCTTCGTTGTTTGATATTCCTAAGGAATTGAAACTCAGGGACATCGAAGGGATAAAACTCATAGATCCGAAAGGGAAAGAGAGGCTGCTTGATTTCACAGGTTACACCACAGACCGCGACAGATTCGACAAGCACATAGTGTCTGAGGCGGAGAAGGAAGGCGCTCAGTTGGTGAAGGGATGTCTCTTCATTAAAACAAAGGACGGGAAGGCGGAGACATCATTGGGAGATATCGAGTACAAGGTGATAATCGGCGCCGACGGCCCCGGATCGAGAGTAGCAAGATCGCTGGGTATTCCGAAAAATAATGATCTGTATCCGGCCGTGACCGCACAGGCGAAAGGAGATTTTGAGCCATATGTTCAAATGTTCTTCGGCGGAATAGCTCCGGGCGCATACAGCTGGATAATCCCGAAGAAAGGACAGGCGAACGTCGGCGTGGGGTTTTCCCCGAAGTTCGCCGACGGCACATTGAGCGAATACTTCGAGAAGTTCAGAACGAAACACGATCTCGATGTGACGACAAAGCTTGAAGGAAAATACGTCCCGAGCGAAGGGATGATCTCAAGGATCGTTTCCGATAATGGAATGGTGGTCGGCGACGCAGCTGGCCAAGTGATATCGGTCAACGGCGGAGGGCTGCCTTTGGCGCTTATAGCTGGGAGGGTCTGCGGCGAGGTCGCAGGTGACCGTTGCATGAACGGCAGGAGCCTTACGGACTATCAGGCAGAATGCGAAAAGATCTTCCGCAAGCCGTTGAGGACAGCCGCATCCAACAAAAAACTTGCCGATGTTCTAGCTTTCGGTTCCGACAGAAGAACAAGCATCTGTATGAGCATTCTCGGAGAAAGACGCATGGGCGATCTCATCAGATGCAAACGCATCTTCCCCTGA
- a CDS encoding polyprenyl synthetase family protein: MDEPWYSSISGDLDKVEKLMMNTVRSKNRELTEICNYVLNSNGKRIRPAMCILSFRACGGKNVKKTLDVATAIEIIHNATLVHDDINDEGDLRRGAQAAYRKYSIGKSIVAGDFMFAQGFRLIGSASPEIVDFIVDASAAMAAGEFIQKEFEHNISVTEGDYLKIIEGKTARLIECGAKIGAFLAGADIDSIAKVGEFAFQTGLAFQIVDDVLDVNGDEGTTGKRIGSDMVEGKPTLPAIYAMQDPVYGKKIKDFFRNKEISWAEVSEVIALIKKTDAIPRCMEKAKEIAEASMGMLDVIDDSVYKRSLIDLSKFIVARNR, translated from the coding sequence ATGGACGAGCCTTGGTATTCTTCTATATCCGGTGATCTGGATAAAGTAGAGAAACTTATGATGAATACGGTAAGGTCAAAAAACCGCGAGCTCACCGAGATATGCAATTATGTTCTCAATTCGAACGGTAAAAGAATAAGGCCTGCCATGTGCATACTGTCATTCCGCGCATGCGGGGGGAAGAACGTAAAAAAGACGCTGGATGTCGCCACCGCGATAGAGATCATTCACAACGCCACGCTTGTACACGATGACATCAACGACGAAGGGGATCTGAGAAGAGGGGCGCAGGCGGCATACAGAAAGTACTCGATCGGCAAATCCATCGTCGCCGGGGACTTCATGTTCGCCCAGGGGTTCAGACTTATCGGCTCCGCATCTCCAGAGATAGTGGATTTTATCGTCGATGCGTCAGCTGCGATGGCGGCGGGCGAGTTCATTCAGAAAGAGTTCGAACATAACATATCGGTAACGGAAGGGGACTACCTGAAAATAATCGAAGGGAAGACCGCAAGACTCATAGAGTGCGGCGCAAAGATCGGAGCGTTCCTTGCCGGTGCAGATATCGATTCGATAGCAAAAGTGGGGGAGTTCGCATTCCAAACCGGGCTGGCATTCCAGATCGTCGATGACGTTCTGGATGTGAACGGCGACGAGGGAACGACGGGAAAAAGGATCGGCAGCGATATGGTCGAGGGGAAACCGACACTCCCCGCGATATATGCGATGCAGGACCCGGTCTACGGTAAAAAGATAAAGGATTTCTTCAGGAACAAAGAGATCAGCTGGGCGGAAGTGTCGGAGGTCATCGCCCTGATCAAGAAGACAGACGCTATACCCAGATGCATGGAAAAGGCAAAGGAGATAGCGGAAGCATCGATGGGTATGCTCGATGTTATCGACGATTCCGTCTATAAGCGATCGCTGATCGATCTTTCTAAATTCATAGTTGCCCGTAACAGGTGA